The proteins below come from a single Aegilops tauschii subsp. strangulata cultivar AL8/78 chromosome 6, Aet v6.0, whole genome shotgun sequence genomic window:
- the LOC109735184 gene encoding probable calcium-binding protein CML21: MGGVIGKGDTPRYSSAATKLEQKMVDAMQQRAQQGTSLRSFNSVIMKFPKIDESLRNCRIIFQQFDEDSNGEIDQLELKHCFQKLDISFTDEEIKDLFEACDIYEHMGMKFNEFIVFLCLVYLLNDPAVSEARKRMGLGNLEPTFETLVDAFVFLDKNKDGYVSKNEVIEAINETSAGERSSGRIGVKRFEEMDWDKNGTVTFKEFLFAFTRWVGIDDNEDDDDDE; encoded by the exons ATGGGGGGTGTGATTGGAAAGGGAGACACCCCAAGGTACAGTTCAGCAGCTACAAAGTTAGAGCAGAAGATGGTTGATGCCATGCAGCAGAGGGCACAACAAGGGACTTCTCTGAGGTCATTCAACAGTGTCATCATGAAGTTCCCTAAAATCGACGAGAGTTTGAGAAACTGCAGGATTATCTTTCAGCAATTTG ATGAAGATTCAAATGGTGAAATAGATCAATTAGAACTGAAGCATTGTTTCCAAAAGCTGGATATCTCATTCACAGATGAGGAGATTAAAGATCTATTTGAAGCGTGTGACATATATGAGCACATGGGTATGAAGTTCAATGAGTTCATTGTCTTCCTGTGCCTTGTTTATCTTCTCAATGATCCAGCTGTGTCAGAAGCA AGAAAAAGAATGGGATTAGGTAACCTTGAGCCAACTTTTGAGACGTTGGTTGATGCATTTGTGTTCTTGGATAAGAACAAAGATGGATATGTCAGTAAGAATGAGGTGATAGAAGCGATAAATGAGACCAGTGCAGGAGAACGCTCTTCTGGACGCATAGGCGTGAAAAGATTTG AGGAAATGGATTGGGACAAGAATGGAACGGTGACCTTCAAGGAGTTTCTTTTTGCCTTTACTCGCTGGGTGGGGATCGACGATAATgaagatgacgacgatgatgaatgA